One Enterococcus silesiacus genomic window carries:
- a CDS encoding OxaA precursor (involved in biogenesis of membrane proteins; Firmicutes specific proteins are shorter than other bacterial counterparts and have a signal peptide and lipid attachment site), giving the protein MRKLNKWLLSSGLFTLVLFLSGCVKTGSDGQPTGEGIIYNFLVKPMSSAITYLVDNFDWNYGWAIIFITIIVRLIIMPLGLNQSKKSMIQTEKMQAIKPQIDAAQAKVKEATTREEQMQAQAEMQQVYKENNMSMMGGIGCLPLLIQMPIFSALFFAARYTKGIGDASFFGVNLGQPSIIFVVLAGVAYLLQGYLSTIGIPEEQKKTMKSMLIVSPLMIVFMSISSPAGVTLYWVVGGIFSSIQTLITNQFLKPRIKAQVAEELKQNPPKQVITPRKDVTPTKEQTVKKTAVQQNTSNKGRNAGKQNRK; this is encoded by the coding sequence ATGAGAAAATTAAATAAGTGGCTACTGAGTTCTGGCCTATTCACTTTGGTCCTATTTTTATCTGGATGTGTGAAAACAGGCTCTGATGGTCAACCAACTGGTGAAGGAATCATCTATAATTTTTTAGTAAAACCAATGAGTAGCGCTATTACATACCTTGTTGATAATTTTGATTGGAATTATGGCTGGGCAATCATCTTTATTACGATCATCGTTCGATTAATCATCATGCCATTAGGCTTGAATCAATCGAAAAAAAGCATGATCCAAACAGAAAAAATGCAAGCAATCAAACCGCAAATTGATGCAGCTCAAGCGAAAGTCAAAGAAGCGACGACTCGCGAAGAACAAATGCAAGCTCAAGCAGAAATGCAGCAAGTTTACAAAGAAAATAATATGAGTATGATGGGCGGTATCGGTTGTTTACCTTTATTGATCCAAATGCCAATCTTCTCCGCCTTATTCTTTGCCGCTCGTTATACAAAAGGAATCGGCGATGCATCATTTTTTGGTGTCAACCTAGGTCAACCAAGTATCATATTTGTTGTTTTAGCTGGTGTCGCCTACTTACTACAAGGTTATCTATCTACGATCGGGATTCCTGAAGAACAAAAGAAAACAATGAAATCAATGTTGATCGTGTCACCTTTAATGATTGTGTTCATGTCAATCAGCTCTCCAGCTGGTGTCACATTATACTGGGTAGTCGGTGGGATTTTTAGTAGTATCCAAACATTGATCACAAACCAATTCTTAAAACCAAGAATCAAAGCTCAAGTAGCGGAAGAATTAAAACAAAATCCGCCTAAACAAGTGATTACACCTCGCAAAGATGTAACACCAACCAAAGAACAAACAGTCAAAAAAACAGCAGTTCAACAAAATACTTCTAATAAAGGTAGAAATGCTGGAAAACAAAATAGAAAATAA
- a CDS encoding lantibiotic ABC transporter permease: MDKNESLVSKWLVTIIYFVMIATNAAAILLPLNGMTTQEVSDTYPNLFAPAGVTFAIWSVIYLLLAGFVVYQWFKPTIQSILAQQQISVKLRNLFIVSSILNSIWLFAWQYLQIDLSVVIMLALLIVLIYINRILATAVLTKKDYLFVRLPFSVYFGWITIATIANITAFLVDKNLALFQNNQVFWTIAILIIGLLIISATIIRNRDIAYGLATLWAYYGILNKHQATDGWDGTYPIIIITVMICLTILALVCIYEFVLSFKRKKNVI, translated from the coding sequence ATGGATAAAAATGAATCTCTAGTCTCAAAATGGCTCGTTACGATTATTTATTTTGTAATGATTGCTACGAATGCGGCAGCGATTTTACTGCCTTTAAACGGAATGACGACACAAGAAGTCTCAGATACGTATCCTAACTTGTTTGCTCCAGCAGGAGTAACCTTTGCGATTTGGTCAGTCATTTATTTGTTATTGGCCGGGTTTGTAGTGTATCAATGGTTTAAACCAACGATCCAATCGATCCTAGCACAGCAGCAAATCAGCGTTAAATTGCGGAATTTATTTATTGTTTCATCTATCTTAAATAGTATTTGGTTGTTCGCATGGCAATACCTTCAAATCGACTTGTCTGTAGTGATTATGTTAGCGTTATTGATCGTGTTGATCTATATAAATCGTATTTTAGCAACGGCAGTACTAACTAAAAAGGACTATCTTTTTGTGAGATTACCTTTTAGTGTTTACTTTGGTTGGATCACAATTGCTACGATAGCTAATATTACCGCATTTTTAGTAGATAAAAATTTAGCTTTGTTTCAAAATAATCAAGTCTTTTGGACGATTGCTATATTGATTATTGGATTACTAATTATCAGTGCAACAATCATTCGTAATCGAGATATTGCTTATGGATTGGCAACGTTGTGGGCTTATTATGGGATTTTGAATAAGCATCAAGCAACTGATGGCTGGGACGGAACCTATCCAATTATTATCATTACGGTTATGATTTGCTTAACTATATTAGCGCTAGTCTGTATTTATGAATTCGTTTTATCATTTAAACGAAAAAAGAATGTTATCTAG
- a CDS encoding steroid 5-alpha reductase, with translation MSIWIISGVIFIYFTLLFFLAQYLHNNSIVDLAWGIGFVLVAITGYLIMPTKTTVSTIILVLVTIWGVRLFFHLAKRNIGKPEDYRYVNMRKRWGNHWPRLKAYLNVFVLQGVLLLVVSMPILLVMTSSVNTFYWWNGLGVGIWLVGFAYETVGDYELAKFKKTKSNHGKLLTSGLWSTTRHPNYFGEALSWWGIFLVSLNDTRNIWGIIGPMAITLLLLFVSGVPLLEKKYKDRSDFIAYAHKTPKFVPFIGKKGL, from the coding sequence ATGAGCATTTGGATCATTAGTGGGGTCATTTTTATTTATTTTACGTTGTTATTCTTTTTAGCACAATACCTGCATAACAATTCTATTGTTGATTTGGCTTGGGGAATTGGGTTTGTCCTTGTAGCCATTACTGGTTACTTAATTATGCCAACAAAAACAACGGTTAGTACAATTATTCTTGTATTAGTAACTATATGGGGAGTCCGTTTGTTTTTCCACTTGGCTAAACGAAATATCGGAAAACCGGAAGATTATCGGTATGTAAATATGAGAAAGCGTTGGGGGAATCATTGGCCAAGGCTAAAGGCATATCTTAATGTGTTTGTTTTACAGGGGGTACTATTATTAGTTGTTTCAATGCCGATTCTATTGGTGATGACAAGTTCAGTCAATACATTTTATTGGTGGAATGGATTAGGTGTCGGGATTTGGCTTGTAGGATTTGCCTATGAAACAGTTGGCGATTATGAGTTAGCGAAATTTAAAAAGACAAAGAGCAACCATGGAAAACTGTTGACGAGTGGCTTGTGGTCTACGACAAGGCATCCTAATTATTTCGGTGAAGCACTTAGCTGGTGGGGAATTTTTCTTGTGAGTTTGAATGATACACGAAATATTTGGGGGATTATTGGACCTATGGCGATTACCTTGTTGTTGTTATTTGTATCTGGCGTTCCTTTATTAGAAAAAAAATACAAAGATCGATCGGATTTTATTGCTTACGCACATAAAACACCAAAATTTGTGCCATTTATTGGAAAAAAAGGACTGTAA
- a CDS encoding fatty acid-binding protein DegV, whose translation MNGQSIDYQELLFAFQQGAVQLINEKKELNQINVFPVSDGDTGSNLASLMQTILEETKDESTSVIDVLEKIADASLLGARGNSGIIFAQYFNGIYNNLLLQEEKDSVASFVKSVKLAIKEAYQAISNPVEGTIITVIRTWAEALNDDEQIHGHGLEKLLPKALTEAEQALKNTTKQLKILQRNQVVDAGAKGFYIFIEGFTRAFVNKQTAVKTMIQDDDSVKIEVSESRHSNAVKPNYRYCTEILLEQVTQTKEEIQEKLSTYGDSLIVAVNRGKARIHIHSNQPDQVLSYLNTIGQPVQQKADDMLLQYQVNTHKKAPIALVTDSIADLPAEYVLSNQIHVLPMNILIGNTSYIDKVTIQSHQFFELNKNQSERATSAQPTLKTIENLFSFLETKYEAILVITVAEKLSGTFHTVKEAAKRMTSSSTRIEVIDSKQNSAAQGLLVMRANEWIQAGLPFDELVKQVEIKRNQFKILVSVDNLDPMIDSGRIPQFIGKIAKKVNLKPIVSLNGEGEGKLSNFAFSLEKNEIKVLQQLKKLQEKNNIKRYAVIHANAQGRATHWESKLIEQFGFEPNYMMDISTVIAMSAGQGSVAVAVEIEESGD comes from the coding sequence ATGAACGGTCAGTCTATTGATTATCAAGAATTGTTGTTTGCTTTTCAACAAGGAGCAGTTCAACTAATAAATGAAAAGAAAGAACTCAATCAAATCAATGTTTTTCCCGTGTCAGACGGAGATACTGGAAGTAATTTAGCTTCATTGATGCAGACAATTCTTGAAGAAACTAAAGATGAATCAACATCTGTTATTGATGTTCTTGAAAAAATTGCAGATGCCTCTTTACTAGGGGCTAGGGGGAATTCAGGCATTATTTTTGCTCAATATTTTAATGGTATTTATAACAATCTATTGCTTCAAGAAGAAAAAGATTCTGTTGCAAGCTTTGTGAAAAGTGTGAAACTGGCAATCAAAGAAGCATACCAAGCCATTAGTAATCCAGTTGAAGGGACCATTATCACGGTTATTCGAACGTGGGCAGAGGCACTCAATGATGATGAGCAGATACATGGACATGGGTTAGAAAAATTGTTACCAAAAGCATTAACTGAAGCTGAGCAAGCGCTGAAAAATACTACGAAGCAATTAAAAATTTTACAAAGAAATCAAGTAGTCGATGCTGGAGCAAAAGGGTTTTATATATTTATAGAAGGCTTTACACGAGCTTTTGTCAATAAGCAAACAGCTGTTAAAACTATGATACAGGATGATGATTCAGTCAAAATAGAGGTTTCTGAATCAAGACATTCGAATGCTGTAAAACCCAACTACAGATATTGTACCGAAATTTTATTGGAACAAGTAACACAGACCAAAGAAGAAATTCAAGAAAAATTAAGTACCTATGGCGATTCATTGATTGTTGCTGTGAATCGTGGGAAAGCTAGGATCCATATCCATTCCAATCAGCCAGATCAAGTGTTGAGCTACTTAAATACGATCGGTCAACCTGTTCAGCAAAAAGCTGATGACATGTTATTACAATATCAAGTAAATACACATAAAAAAGCGCCAATCGCCTTAGTGACAGATTCGATCGCTGATTTGCCAGCTGAATATGTGCTAAGTAACCAAATCCATGTGTTGCCAATGAATATCTTGATCGGAAATACTAGCTATATCGACAAAGTAACAATCCAAAGTCATCAGTTTTTTGAACTGAATAAAAATCAAAGCGAAAGAGCAACTAGTGCTCAACCAACATTGAAAACCATAGAAAATCTGTTTTCATTTTTAGAAACGAAGTATGAAGCAATATTGGTTATTACAGTTGCTGAGAAATTGAGTGGAACATTTCATACAGTGAAAGAAGCAGCTAAACGGATGACATCATCCAGCACAAGGATCGAAGTGATTGATTCTAAACAAAATTCTGCTGCTCAAGGCTTACTCGTTATGAGAGCAAATGAATGGATTCAAGCTGGTTTACCTTTTGATGAATTAGTGAAACAAGTGGAAATAAAACGAAATCAGTTTAAAATCCTTGTTAGTGTCGATAATTTGGATCCGATGATTGATTCTGGTAGAATCCCTCAATTTATAGGGAAAATAGCAAAAAAAGTTAATTTAAAGCCTATTGTTAGTTTAAATGGAGAAGGGGAAGGAAAGTTAAGTAATTTTGCATTCAGTTTGGAAAAAAATGAAATAAAGGTGTTACAGCAACTGAAAAAATTGCAAGAAAAAAATAACATAAAACGCTACGCAGTCATTCATGCTAATGCTCAAGGTAGAGCGACGCACTGGGAAAGTAAGTTGATCGAACAATTTGGTTTTGAGCCAAATTATATGATGGATATTTCAACCGTGATTGCGATGAGTGCTGGTCAAGGCAGTGTGGCTGTAGCGGTTGAAATCGAAGAAAGTGGGGATTAA
- a CDS encoding glycine--tRNA ligase subunit beta, translating to MAKDLLLEIGLEEMPAHIVSPSRLQLENKIVKFLDEHNLTYETVQSFSTPRRLAIRVTQLPEQQEDTQEEVKGPAKKIAQDAEGNWSKAAEGFVRGQGLTTDAITFKELNGVEYVYVTKHNKGQQTIDVLAGLKDVITSLTFPVTMHWADYDFEYIRPIHWIVALLDDEVIPFSVLDVTTGNSSRGHRFLGDDVTFNHSDEYEEKMKEQFVIVDSNERKTMIVDQANQLADKNNWKLDLDEKLLEEVNNLVEYPTAFVGAFDEKYLSVPDEVLVTSMKEHQRYFDVRNDQGLLLPHFISVRNGDSVHIENVIKGNEKVLIARLEDAEFFYNEDKKLSIEECVNKLKNVTFHEKIGTIYEKMQRVGVIGQIIGKEVGLSDEELTDLKRASEIYKFDLVTNMVGEFPELQGIMGEKYALLQGEKTAVAKAIREHYLPTSSEGDLPVSSIGAVLAIADKLDSLFSFFTVGMIPSGSNDPYALRRQTYGVIRIIENKNWQFPLVQLQMDIDAAVNSDSQKYGIQLTSGQEEVIDFVKARLRQLLATKNVRHDVIDAVISSEQKDLTKLFSSATILKKHLLDKDFKPSMEALTRVINLAKKGHELLNQENKVDVALFENQAEKALHQAVNKIEEQFNENTMSENYQALVELRPLIEQYFEETMVMVEDEQVKINRLNELNRIAKMSLSLASLDLLIVK from the coding sequence ATGGCAAAAGACTTATTACTTGAAATTGGCTTGGAAGAAATGCCAGCTCATATTGTCAGCCCAAGTCGTTTACAATTAGAAAACAAGATAGTGAAATTCTTAGATGAACATAACTTAACGTATGAGACAGTCCAAAGCTTTTCTACACCTCGCCGTTTAGCCATACGTGTGACGCAATTGCCGGAACAACAAGAAGATACCCAAGAAGAGGTAAAAGGACCTGCTAAAAAAATTGCGCAAGATGCCGAGGGAAATTGGAGTAAGGCGGCTGAAGGATTTGTAAGAGGTCAGGGTCTGACGACAGATGCGATTACTTTTAAAGAGCTAAATGGCGTAGAATACGTCTACGTGACAAAACACAATAAAGGTCAACAAACGATTGATGTATTAGCTGGTTTGAAAGATGTTATTACAAGTTTGACTTTCCCGGTTACGATGCACTGGGCAGACTATGATTTTGAGTATATTCGTCCGATTCATTGGATTGTGGCCTTATTAGATGATGAAGTGATTCCATTTTCTGTACTAGATGTAACGACAGGAAACAGTTCTCGTGGCCATCGATTCTTAGGTGATGATGTAACCTTTAACCATTCCGATGAATATGAAGAAAAAATGAAAGAACAGTTTGTAATTGTTGATTCTAACGAAAGAAAAACAATGATCGTTGACCAAGCAAATCAATTGGCTGATAAAAATAATTGGAAGCTGGATTTAGACGAGAAATTATTGGAAGAAGTTAACAATTTAGTTGAATACCCAACTGCATTTGTAGGGGCTTTTGATGAAAAGTATCTTTCTGTTCCTGACGAAGTCTTAGTTACGTCGATGAAAGAACACCAACGTTATTTCGATGTGCGTAATGATCAAGGATTGTTGCTTCCGCATTTTATTTCAGTTAGAAATGGTGATAGTGTTCATATTGAAAATGTAATCAAAGGAAATGAAAAAGTTTTGATTGCTCGTTTAGAAGATGCTGAGTTTTTCTACAATGAAGATAAAAAGCTGTCAATTGAAGAATGTGTCAATAAATTAAAAAATGTAACGTTCCATGAAAAAATTGGTACGATCTATGAAAAGATGCAACGTGTCGGTGTTATTGGACAAATCATTGGAAAAGAAGTGGGCTTATCAGATGAAGAACTGACAGATTTAAAACGCGCTTCTGAAATTTATAAGTTTGATTTAGTCACAAACATGGTTGGTGAATTCCCAGAGCTACAAGGAATCATGGGCGAAAAATATGCATTGTTACAAGGAGAAAAAACTGCAGTAGCAAAAGCAATTCGTGAACACTACTTACCAACATCGAGTGAGGGCGACTTGCCAGTTTCTTCTATTGGAGCAGTTCTGGCCATTGCGGATAAACTGGATAGTCTATTTTCATTCTTTACCGTCGGAATGATACCTAGTGGTTCAAACGATCCATATGCATTGCGTCGTCAAACGTATGGTGTAATCAGAATTATTGAAAATAAAAACTGGCAGTTCCCGTTAGTTCAATTACAAATGGATATTGATGCAGCAGTCAATTCAGATAGCCAAAAATATGGTATTCAGCTAACAAGTGGACAAGAAGAAGTGATCGATTTTGTAAAAGCACGTTTACGTCAGTTGTTAGCAACCAAAAATGTGCGTCATGATGTGATCGATGCCGTAATTTCTTCTGAACAAAAAGACTTAACAAAACTATTTTCATCAGCAACTATTCTAAAAAAACATTTGCTGGATAAAGATTTTAAACCGTCAATGGAAGCTTTAACACGAGTGATCAACTTAGCCAAAAAAGGTCACGAGTTATTAAATCAAGAAAACAAAGTCGATGTAGCATTGTTTGAAAATCAGGCTGAGAAAGCCTTGCATCAAGCAGTGAATAAAATTGAAGAGCAGTTTAATGAAAATACGATGTCGGAGAACTATCAAGCATTGGTAGAGTTACGTCCATTGATCGAACAATATTTTGAGGAAACAATGGTCATGGTGGAAGACGAACAAGTGAAGATCAATCGCTTGAACGAACTTAATCGAATCGCGAAAATGTCGTTATCATTAGCTAGTCTTGATTTGTTGATCGTAAAATAA
- the glyQ gene encoding glycine--tRNA ligase subunit alpha (glycine--tRNA ligase alpha chain; GlyRS; class II aminoacyl tRNA synthetase; tetramer of alpha(2)beta(2); catalyzes a two-step reaction; first charging a glycine molecule by linking its carboxyl group to the alpha-phosphate of ATP; second by transfer of the aminoacyl-adenylate to its tRNA) → MEKKLTVQEMILTLQKFWSSNGCMLMQSYDTEKGAGTMSPYTFLRAIGPEPWNAAYVEPSRRPADGRYGENPNRLYQHHQFQVVMKPSPENIQELYLESLELLGIDPLAHDIRFVEDNWENPSMGCAGLGWEVWLDGMEITQFTYFQQVGGLACHPVTSEITYGIERLASYIQEVESVYDLEWTQGVKYGEIFNQPEYEHSKYSFEVSNQDMLLENFDKFEKEAKRCIDENLVHPAYDYILKCSHTFNLLDARGAVSVTERAGYLARIRNMAKAVAKIFVAEREKLGFPLLNKENQPTKEAK, encoded by the coding sequence ATGGAAAAGAAACTTACGGTACAAGAAATGATTTTAACATTACAAAAATTCTGGTCTTCAAACGGTTGTATGCTGATGCAGTCTTATGATACAGAAAAAGGGGCCGGAACGATGAGTCCATATACCTTTTTACGAGCAATTGGACCTGAGCCTTGGAATGCAGCCTATGTAGAACCATCAAGAAGACCTGCTGATGGTCGCTATGGAGAAAACCCGAACCGTTTATATCAACATCATCAATTCCAAGTTGTAATGAAGCCTTCTCCTGAAAATATTCAGGAATTGTACTTAGAAAGTTTAGAGTTATTGGGCATAGATCCCTTAGCGCACGATATCCGGTTTGTTGAAGATAACTGGGAGAATCCTTCCATGGGTTGTGCCGGTCTCGGTTGGGAAGTTTGGCTTGATGGGATGGAGATTACTCAGTTTACGTATTTCCAACAAGTAGGTGGACTAGCCTGTCATCCAGTTACTTCAGAAATCACTTATGGTATCGAGCGACTAGCTTCATATATTCAAGAAGTGGAAAGTGTTTACGATTTAGAGTGGACACAGGGCGTTAAATACGGAGAAATCTTCAATCAGCCTGAATATGAACATTCAAAGTATTCATTTGAAGTTAGCAATCAAGACATGTTATTAGAAAACTTTGATAAATTTGAAAAAGAAGCGAAACGTTGTATTGATGAAAACTTAGTTCACCCAGCGTATGATTATATTTTAAAATGCAGCCATACCTTCAATTTATTAGATGCTCGCGGTGCAGTATCAGTAACAGAACGTGCTGGGTATTTGGCTCGTATCAGAAACATGGCAAAAGCTGTCGCAAAAATATTTGTCGCAGAACGTGAGAAATTAGGCTTTCCACTTTTAAATAAAGAAAATCAACCGACGAAGGAGGCAAAATAA
- a CDS encoding DNA repair protein RecO has translation MTLGETKGIILFTKDYKEKDKLVKIFTESFGKLMFFVKGAHRKNNPIGSALLPFTEAVYIGDFREDGLSFLNGSKKVYPLRVIQEDIFVNAYATYILNLVDAAIEDRTYDPNLFYFVQQALRLLNDNKDAEIITNIFEIQLLSRFGITPEWRHCCVCQETRGKFDYSSKYSGVLCERHWHLDSHRYHADPRAVHFIRLFSTISYDKVQDINVKSETKTAIRQTIDELYDEYVGINLKSKKFIDQMKSWEDTLKLPKREKKDEERDTTIS, from the coding sequence ATGACTTTGGGAGAAACAAAAGGGATTATTTTATTTACCAAAGATTACAAAGAAAAAGATAAATTGGTCAAGATATTTACAGAGTCTTTTGGTAAATTGATGTTTTTCGTAAAAGGAGCTCATCGAAAAAATAATCCGATCGGTTCTGCTCTTTTGCCTTTTACAGAAGCTGTATACATTGGTGATTTTAGAGAAGATGGCTTATCATTTCTGAACGGAAGCAAGAAAGTCTACCCGCTTCGAGTGATTCAAGAAGACATCTTTGTTAATGCGTATGCGACATATATTTTGAATTTAGTCGATGCGGCTATAGAAGATCGGACGTATGATCCGAACCTATTTTATTTTGTTCAGCAAGCCTTGCGCTTACTGAATGACAATAAAGATGCCGAAATCATCACGAATATTTTCGAAATCCAATTGTTAAGTCGTTTTGGTATTACGCCTGAGTGGCGACACTGTTGCGTTTGCCAGGAGACACGAGGGAAATTTGATTACTCGTCGAAATATAGCGGTGTTTTGTGTGAACGACATTGGCATTTGGATAGTCATCGGTATCATGCAGATCCTCGAGCTGTCCATTTCATTCGTCTGTTTTCGACTATTTCTTATGATAAAGTTCAAGACATCAACGTTAAATCAGAGACGAAAACCGCGATTAGACAAACGATTGATGAATTGTATGACGAATATGTCGGTATCAATCTAAAAAGTAAAAAATTTATTGATCAGATGAAGAGCTGGGAAGATACGTTGAAACTGCCTAAAAGAGAGAAAAAAGATGAGGAAAGGGATACAACGATATCTTAG
- the era gene encoding GTPase Era (Era; Escherichia coli Ras-like protein; Bex; Bacillus Era-complementing segment; essential protein in Escherichia coli that is involved in many cellular processes; GTPase; binds the cell membrane through apparent C-terminal domain; mutants are arrested during the cell cycle; Streptococcus pneumoniae Era binds to RNA and Escherichia coli Era binds 16S rRNA and 30S ribosome): MTEAHKSGFVAIVGRPNVGKSTLLNRIVGQKIAIMSDKAQTTRNKIQGIYTVPNAQIVFIDTPGIHKPKHRLGDFMVETAYSALREVDATLFMISADQKRGRGDDFIIERLKTMSSPVYLVINKIDTVHPDQLLGIIEDYSNQMEFAEVVPISATEGNNVDRLMDVLIDQMPEGPQYFPDDQVTDHPEYFIVSELVREKVLLLTRDEIPHSVAVVVDSMKRDDNDKVHIQATIIVERDSQKGIIIGKGGKMLKQIGTKARQDIEHLLDDKVYLELWVKVQKDWRDKKVHLQDFGYRKDDY, translated from the coding sequence ATGACAGAAGCACATAAATCCGGATTTGTAGCGATTGTAGGTAGACCTAACGTTGGAAAGTCTACTTTACTGAATCGAATCGTCGGACAAAAAATTGCGATAATGAGCGATAAGGCTCAAACAACTAGAAATAAGATTCAAGGAATTTATACAGTGCCAAACGCCCAGATCGTTTTCATTGATACTCCTGGTATTCATAAACCAAAACATCGTTTAGGTGATTTTATGGTTGAAACAGCTTATAGTGCTCTACGTGAAGTAGATGCCACGTTATTTATGATCAGCGCTGACCAAAAAAGAGGCCGTGGGGATGACTTTATCATTGAGCGACTTAAAACAATGAGCAGCCCAGTCTATCTTGTGATCAATAAGATTGATACTGTTCATCCTGATCAGTTATTAGGGATTATTGAAGATTACTCAAATCAGATGGAGTTTGCAGAAGTTGTACCGATTTCAGCGACTGAGGGAAACAATGTAGATCGCTTGATGGATGTGTTAATTGATCAAATGCCAGAAGGACCACAGTATTTTCCAGATGATCAGGTCACGGATCACCCTGAGTATTTCATTGTTTCAGAATTAGTTCGTGAAAAAGTATTGTTGCTGACGCGCGATGAAATCCCTCATTCTGTTGCTGTTGTGGTCGATTCAATGAAACGGGATGACAATGATAAAGTGCATATTCAAGCAACGATCATCGTTGAGCGTGATAGTCAAAAAGGGATTATTATCGGCAAAGGTGGTAAGATGCTGAAGCAGATCGGAACCAAAGCCAGACAAGATATTGAACATTTGTTAGACGATAAAGTCTATTTGGAACTTTGGGTAAAAGTCCAAAAAGACTGGCGTGATAAAAAGGTTCATTTACAGGATTTTGGTTACCGTAAAGACGATTATTAA
- a CDS encoding UDP kinase: MPMDSKDKQTTKNKHFVASLEFALQGIKTVFKEERNMRTHVFMGIVAIIAGFIFQLVISEWLWLLLAIFLVLAMEIINTVFENVVDMVTDFHFHPIGKKIKDMAAGAVLLTTGFAVVVGVLLFAPKIWQIIQDFL, encoded by the coding sequence ATGCCTATGGACTCAAAAGATAAACAAACGACGAAAAACAAGCATTTTGTCGCATCCTTAGAGTTTGCTCTTCAAGGAATCAAAACAGTTTTCAAAGAAGAACGAAATATGCGGACGCATGTTTTTATGGGGATTGTGGCTATTATTGCTGGCTTTATTTTCCAACTGGTTATATCAGAATGGTTGTGGTTACTTTTGGCAATTTTTTTGGTGTTGGCAATGGAAATTATTAATACGGTATTCGAAAATGTGGTCGATATGGTAACGGATTTTCATTTTCATCCAATTGGTAAAAAGATTAAGGATATGGCTGCAGGTGCAGTCCTTCTAACAACAGGATTTGCAGTGGTTGTGGGAGTATTGTTGTTTGCCCCCAAAATTTGGCAAATAATACAAGATTTTTTATAG
- a CDS encoding rRNA maturation factor encodes MDISFIDETKNLSKTNLEEIENLLQFAADFLKISKDAEMSVTFMDNAGIQVINRDYRGKDVPTDVISFALEEEGEDELPIIFEDEEAAFPRNLGDIMISTERAVEQATEYGHSVERELGFLAVHGFLHLNGYDHMEPDDEKEMFGLQKEILDAYGLKR; translated from the coding sequence ATGGATATTTCATTTATTGATGAAACGAAGAACTTATCGAAAACAAACTTAGAAGAAATAGAGAATCTGCTGCAATTTGCGGCAGATTTCCTCAAAATATCTAAAGATGCAGAAATGTCTGTTACATTTATGGACAATGCCGGGATTCAAGTAATCAATCGTGACTATCGCGGTAAAGATGTGCCGACAGATGTGATTAGTTTTGCGCTAGAGGAAGAAGGCGAAGACGAACTGCCAATCATTTTTGAAGATGAAGAAGCAGCGTTTCCAAGAAACCTTGGTGACATTATGATATCGACTGAACGAGCTGTTGAACAAGCAACGGAATATGGCCATTCTGTCGAACGTGAGTTAGGCTTTTTAGCTGTTCATGGTTTTTTACACCTAAATGGTTATGACCACATGGAACCTGATGATGAGAAAGAAATGTTTGGTTTACAGAAAGAGATCTTAGATGCCTATGGACTCAAAAGATAA